The DNA segment TCATGACATGATGAATTAGGTCCATTAATTATAAGGCAATAACATACGAGTTGATCGAAAATTCAAAGTAGTACAAGGAGATGTTGTCATAGAAGTGAGAGATTTTTACGATATCAATCTTTAAACGAAGCTTCAAAAATAACACAGTTATGTAAACCTTAATGATCtatctttttcctacagttacgttgaaaagtggccattgctgcactgattacagaacgcaaagaatcacttttccgctctagtgcgggaaaaatcttttctgcactccagatttgcaacatggcaacgcaaaatacttagtaggttatatggagcaacagtgcagcaaaaacaaaatgaagttggtaacagtgactgctgtggctgctatagtgagcaaggtgcaaccaagcacaacgcgctaattattagtattagatttataaccaaggacaacgaggactttaggatttaggattaaggtttttattaataataaaattacacagaaaaacatttgatgcatttcaggcaattttacccataattacccacttttcatattcaatggtaactgtatgAAACCTTAATGTGaaacgtgcgcaaagttcctctgctgcactcaagaaaccattccgccctcgcctacggctcgggcgtaaacgtttctttcggtgcagcaaactgtcactttgcgcactagttgcacaaataactatttcagttCTAACTTAAAGTTCTATCTTTTCATTAACATAACAGAAAATTATGTTTAGATCTTTCCATTAACATACCAGACAATTATTCTTCAACTTATTAGAACCATTTAGCACATTCTCAACGAATCTTTCTTCTGTGTTACAGTCCTATTTTTGTGACAATAGCCAGTTGTAACTTTTGAGCTTGAAGTGCTAAGAATGAGAAGTCAGTTCTGTGTTAGTTTTGTAGTTATTTCACTTTTGAACTCAGGTTTTAGTGAGCGTTCTGTTAGAAAGAAACGGTACGTCTCGTTTCCTGAAGGGAGTACGTTTACGGTTAGTGTGAAACCTTTATTCACGGATAATAActgttataaaattatcaagACATGGTTTACTGACAATATTAAGTCCATTGTCAGTGTCAAAACTCACACAGAAAGTGTGACACTTTATTGACACTACATTACACACTATATCAGTGGTCAgtctatagttatttgtgcaactagtgcgcaaagtgtcagtttgctgcaccgaaagaaacgtttacgcccgagccgtaggcgagggcggaatggtttcttgagtgcagcagaggaactttgcgcacgtatttcacataaatttttcctacagttaccattgaatatgaaaagtgggtaattatgggtaaaattgcctgaaatgcatcaaatgtttttctgtgtaattttattattgataaaaaccttaatcctaaaatcctaaagtcctcgttgtccttggttataatatataatgaataataattagcgcgttgtgcttggttgcacctctgctcactatagcagccacagcagtcactgttaccaacttcattttcattttgctgcactgttgctccatataacctactaagtattttgcgttgccgaGTATGCCTAAgtatctggagtgcagaaaaatttttcccgcactagagcggaaaagtgattctttgcgttctgtaatcagtgcagcaatggccacttttcaacgtaactgtaggaaaaatatattttagagctgtgaataacaaatagtgagtaggtttttgattttgtattcaaattttttaaataagtgcaatatctctgaagtttttcaatttattgtgattcatttagagtataaaatcaaccttcaaaattcaaaatttcaaatcatcatttctggaccgaaaatcaagtgacgaagcagtgtgtgactatataaccttatcttttggacaacattaacattttatcaaaatttttggagagaaatagtacagacttagcctagtttttcctccaatgtcatatattgtattatgattatagtattttatacaataaaaaaaataaattgattgattctgTATCACAAataatgacaatgtattgctaGGAgttgcaagacccattgcatactaacactacattataatggaaacaaatgaacaattaacatattcagaacagaaaataaatatgtgGATGAGAGTACATAACTTTTAGAAACAAAGAGAAGAACCTATTTGTTTACAGAATAGAAATGAGAATACACATGAAATTCTATCAATactaagtaaataaaataacatatttACTGACACTGACACATATTTACTTAACACATGACACTGATAGTAATCACGAAAAAAACAgccatattataatattaaaattatagtaGAATGCGGGATTCAAATAATTGATGTTTTAATGTTTGTGTGAGATTTCAGATATTATTCTGCGTATTAATGAACAATCTATTTCAGATATAACATCCTGATATTGATTTTTGATAATCATCCCACATGAACCCTTGTTTATCTCAGCCTCCAATagtatttatcatttattcattcatagacaatagatacaaccCATGATTGTGTAagcaacaggcattcgcccaaaacagATTTCaacattgattgaaaataaacatcCAGAGGTTATTATTACAGTTATATGTAGAGTTCATGATTTAATTTACTCAAAATTTTTAAGTGagtgactcactcactcactcactcactcgtagaactagaaatctaccggaccaaaaacgttcaaatttggtaggtatgttcagttggccctttagaggcgcactaagaaatcttttggcaatattttaactctaagggtggtttttaagggtttaaagttcctcttttagcatgtatattcttcttattctcttaattataattgaaaaatgtccataccatatgttgatatagaactataatctagagagagtacctcttcgaaacagttgttaactggtaactaaattgataattttgtaaggttggcattaagttgagttgactttgttaggttggcaccaagttgaagattgaaatgcatttatcgcggaaaaatcgattgggcactgctacttcaatcagagttATTACTGGGAATTTTATATCgcctgatatggcgagcgaagcgagcccgctgatatatttttttacgggggtccagggggcggaggcCCCGTGGCTAGagggatatggcgagcgaagcgagcctgacggctagttattgaaaaacgaaaatccaaattaaatgctgtaattcaccccgaagacttctgctactgcaaatattgacaacagggtgaacaggtAGATGGatattcgatgagcgctactattcaaaatttatttgtcagcccgggaatcgaagccagtacctcccaattgcggtcgggaatgcttacccttacacgaaactgacaatctctggaaagcagcgctcattttatacgaagccatagcggccagccagtctacagatggaaaatactgagatattgcaattaattattcaaatgctaatgaatcatTAATCATTAATCAGGGTAACCATACCCTGTTGTCactatttgcagtagcagaagtctacgGGGTgaatcacagcatttaatttggattttcgtttaattataattaattattcattagcatttgaataaatgcaatatttctgtaatttccatctgtagatatGTATCGATATCAATCCCTGTAGATTCCTCACATCTTCCTGAACCTCGACTTTTAGAACCTTCCTCGTATATTTTCCAGTGTCCAGCAAACTATCTTCCAAAAAACTATTGTCCTTTTGTCTGAAAAATGACTTCCAGAAAAAACTAaaagattgaatggaaaagactaagaaattgtcaaaaaaccactgatttattgataattagaaagaccggtctcggTTAAAGTGAAACTATAAGATATTTGTCTTAGATAAGTGTGTCAACCAGTAGAATTCTCTCGTATTTTATCATTGTCTCATAGCCAGAGAGGAGTATGTTCTGTAGaggatttgaataaaacatttccATTCATGTTAATATTCTATGTCTGTTTTCTTTTCAGTTTGCTTTCTGCATGACCTTGAAAGCCATGACCTACGATGACATTGATATATTTTCGGAAGCAGTTGCTGTAGCGGTCAACTATGATCTCCCCAGCAATGTCACTCAGCTGCCATTTGCAGTGTTGCCAACTGGTGCATCCAACATACCGCCCACCAATAATGCAATGTTGCCGAATGGTGCAGCCAAGATACCACCCACCTATCAAGCAATGTTGCCAAATGGTGCAGCCAACATACCGCCCACCTATCAAGCAATGTTGCCAAATGGTGCAGCCAACATACCGCCCACCAATAATGCAATGTTGCCAAATGATGCAGCCAACATACCGCCCACCTATCAAGCAATGTTGCCAAATGGTGCAGCCAACATACCGCCCACCTATCAAGCAATGTTGCCAAATGGTGCAGCCAACATACCGCCCACCCATCAAGCAATGATGCCAAGTGGTTCAGCTAATGTACCGCCCACTTATCAAGCAATGTTACCGGATGGTGCAACTCATATACCACCTACATATCAACTGCCAATCAATGATTACCACCAAGAAGTTTATCATAGATACAGATCGGCAAGAGCTGAGAGAGCACTCATTTATCAGAAAGCTGAAACAATTCTGGAGAAGTAAGTACACTCAAATTGGTAACATataattcttcatttattttcttctttcttcagtTTATTTGGAATATTCACATTTCATGTGTTGGGGAGATGTCATTTTGTGGTGAATATGGTGCATCATTCGACCGGGTCATAtctgtgttatcggatgggcacgttaaactatAGGTGCCGACTGAAGTATgacatatttattatattccatAAGCAGACATGATAGACTAtctatctttactctatgctaCCATTCATATGGCTCATTCGTAGTATATATCCCACTGTTCGATATTATAAAGctgcatacagatatacgcgcctccaacccgctccgcgcaaGCTCCGCCCTCATTCTGCCATCGCTCtgcaatcgctccgcccccgatctgcagtcgcaccgatcattaacgttacgggagatgttagctcttctcgcgttccactcttgctccccggtcgatcatcaatcgctctgctcgagtgacgttcggttgcggagcagggcgaaagtctgtacgcacctttagatttcACTTCATCAGAGATTGATGATGATGTAACAGCCGGAGCTTGTTTCTCAAAGAAGactcaataaatcagtggtttagAAATTTGCACCATTTTTAATCGATGCCAACttgtgaaaaattgaatttattttacttttcaaaaaACTCGCCGAGAACATAGCTAAACATCTTATttgatcatcatcattatcatctcaCAAGGATTAAGCTGATTCAATTACTTTCAAAAGCAAACACTTTCTCCCAATCAGGCAGATCTGTTTAGTGATTCGTTCAATGCACGCGttcaattgatcaataaattgaaattagatCAAACAGTGCAGAAGATGCAAAATGTAGATGAGGCGTTTTTCCAATTGCTTGGCCACCAATGGAATCAAGAGAatggaaaagaaagagagagaaaaaagagaaagagatgaaCAGTGTTTGGAACAgaggaacagagagagagagggagtgagagagagatagcgaaAGAGTGAGGAAGTATGATGGAGGtcaggaagaggaaaaggaacaGAGGTTTGGAAGATGGAAGCTttcaatttgatgaatttattggCTCAAGGAGATGAGCATCCAAGAGAAGAATGAGTTGGGTAGAAGTAttatgaggaggaggtgaaggaggaggaggggacggatgagaaggagatggaggaggacaGAAGGatgtgaaggaggagaaggagaggaggaggaggaggaggaggaggaggagaagaaggagtgagaggaggacgaaaagaagaggagaaggaggatttGGAGAAGTGAGTAGTGGTTGGTAGAGATGACAGGACAGAAGGTAGAAGAAATAGGGAagaaaataagataaaataaatatgtattgGAAAGAGGTATAGAAGAAAGAAAATATGTAGGCCTAGTAGTGAGGGAAAGGAAGGAATAAGATAGAACAGGGCTTAAGAGGAAGAggcggaggagaagaagagagaaacaaaaacaagaaaagTGAGAGGAATAGATAGGAGCGGACAATGGTGAGAGAAGGGATCGGAAAACAAGgtataaaagaaaaagaaagagagtgtgGCAGTAAAGGActagaaaaaggaagagagacAAAAATGGTGAAGTAGGAAGGCAAAGGAAAGtggataattgagaatagtgggAAAATGAGGAATTGTAGAATATAAAAGTGATGAGaataaagagaaggagaagatagaAAGAGGGGTAGGATCGATTGATTAGCTGTCTT comes from the Nilaparvata lugens isolate BPH chromosome 1, ASM1435652v1, whole genome shotgun sequence genome and includes:
- the LOC120351031 gene encoding uncharacterized protein LOC120351031; this translates as MRSQFCVSFVVISLLNSGFSERSVRKKRYVSFPEGSTFTFAFCMTLKAMTYDDIDIFSEAVAVAVNYDLPSNVTQLPFAVLPTGAANIPPTYQAMLPNGAANIPPTNNAMLPNDAANIPPTYQAMLPNGAANIPPTYQAMLPNGAANIPPTHQAMMPSGSANVPPTYQAMLPDGATHIPPTYQLPINDYHQEVYHRYRSARAERALIYQKAETILEKIGMDGKSCVMRSLCEAVHFLPDKQSLIHRIIALIFTLPTDLMKSDESPEIWKYRAAQISGHQLQNCEQLFPRCPISLLALALSLRPGHKLVD